In the genome of Arachis stenosperma cultivar V10309 chromosome 6, arast.V10309.gnm1.PFL2, whole genome shotgun sequence, the window TAAAAAATTGCAGACGTATATTATGTACCCCATTggttaaaaaatataatgttACCTTCATTGACATGGCCTTCGTCTTTCCTGTTGCTGCTTCACTGGGTGCTTCCTCACGGTTAACGGTACAGCGTCGAGGATTCCTTGCGGTTGAGGAAGCCAACTTCTCGTTCGAGCGCGTCCTTTGAGTATGGAACTTTCGGCCCTTGGAGGATTTCTTTTCCGGTACATCTTTTACTTTTTTGTTGACATTACCTGGATTTCTTTTACCAGTCCTGATAGAGGCAGCGACCGGTGCTTTGGAGTTTTCCTCCCCAAGTTGGTCATACCCCCTCGTATTAACAAGGGATATCAATGACTGAATGGCCTTACCATGATCTGCCAGTAGGTCGGTAATGGTCCGTAACTGGTCATTGTGAGTCTTCAGAATAGTTTTCGTCACCCCCCTGTCCTCCAAAACATGCTGCGTTCAAATAGTAGTTATATTTGAGGCTTGAAAAACCCAATGTTGAATTCTAAactatgaaaaagaaaacctCAAGGAATATGTTATGTTTACCTCCTGAACCGTGTTCAGAACCGTCAACATCTTCTCCTCAAGTGATCTCCCCCTATCGTCCGCCCCTTTAGCGACCACGCTGATAAGTATGGAAAAAAATTAATGGCAATCCTGTAACAGGGGCACGAGGCCCTAACTTGAAACAGTTACATTAAATCTGAAGGTCTCTACTTATACCTTGCTAGAGAGACGTCGACGTCCGTGGCGTCCCCCTCTTTGTTGAGCAGAGTACTCTTATCCTTCATGGAGTTGATTTGCTGCTCATCCAAAGTCAAGAACTTCATTTGCTGTGACTTCCTTACAATAACTTTACATACGATAACGAGGCACGGAATTTGCGTTTATATTTTGGTTACTAACACTATGTTGGGTCATAGTAGAACCCATTGGGTATAGGGAGGCCCAATATGTAGAGAACCAACAACAATGCCCGGTTACGTCCCAACGTGCTTCTTTTATGCTCGGAATCCAAACGTAACTTAAATCCCTTAGGAAAATAACACAAATCAAATATCAAAGACTAGATGGGCTTTAAGCATTACGGCAATATGTTTTTTAATCTCAAAAGTAGCAGCAAATTAGCTTATCGAGACCACAAAAATTGTGAGTAGACATTTGGGGAGATAGAAACCTGCTACACCTTCCTCCATGTCTAATCAATGGTTTCGTTCGATTTGACCGGCATGGTCTAAGGAGTTAGGGTAATGATGATAACAGGATGCGTTAGGATGAACTAGGGTGAATGTTAATTCTTAATCTGTTAGGGAAATAGTATTTatcaacatataaaaatttgcCTAAGATATTTTGAATTTCCAAAACGGGTTTAAGTgttaaaaataactataatgttttattatgataataataaaaaatattaaaaacatataaatatCTTGATGGATTATAAAATACTGTATATCAAACACTTAAAGGATATAAAACCTATATTACGTATACATAACATATTAATAGAATAATTTGGTATTATACCGTTTTAGTGATTAATTTCCTATTTATTTAAAAGTTGTTTACATGAGTATAACAGAAACAGTATTcactttttcaaatttaaattctctCAAAATGACTAAATCCAAAGTATGTAAGCAAAGAATCCACTTATACGCGAAAAGCAATTTTTAAAAAGTGGTTACATTCAAAACGTAGTTGCCCATTTGGTGGTTCAAAACATGCGACAAATACTGATCGAAATATCTTTTCACCGACTATTTTCTACTATCTAGTTCTGTTGCAATGGAAAACGCAATTCCAATTCAAACCGAAATGACCGACATCGTCACAAACCTTCCGCGGAACCTTTGTTTTGTTTTAACCAATGAGATTTTTAATTAGAATCCGCGATAACTCCGCCTAAAGGAAATACATCAACCAATTGAGTCGTTGGATGTGACCGCCAGCAGTGTAGGGTCTTTAGGAATGACCCACGTCAGATTTATGAAAAGATGGCTATGTGACCCACATCCCCTTCAACACGCCTCCTCCCAGAGATGCACGTTATTTACGAAATCGGGCTTTCCATCACGTCTTCATAACTTATCCCTTAAACCCCAAAGATAACCCTTCAATCTGAGGTGATGCCTCCCAGTCTTCCTGAAACAGAACAAGGCCAGCAAGGATGACTTGTTATTCATGTTACTTATCTTCGTCGAAACCCTATTAGtaattaagtttaattttttaatctacAGAAACTTCGTACACTGTAACGGTTATCACTTAATAACTAGGAAAGCCTTGTGCCACTGGAATTTTAACTTTTATCATCAAACTTTGCTTCAACCGGCAACAAAATTAAACCCTAAAATGAATCGGAGACACAATCTTAAGCTATGACAATAAATACCATTAAATAAGAACCGAAAGTCAATAAACTAATGGAACAATGAACTTCGCGGACGTCATGTAAAGTAAGTTTAACGGAATAAATACAGCCTAAAGGAGAAAAACAACGTTCTTAGCAACAGAATCCATGTTGAAACTGAGGTACATATCATAACTTGGAATTTTTACCTTCCTCATTCTTGTGAAAACTAAAAGACAAAAGTAGTGAAAAGCACACAAAAGGGACATCACAAACCGGACACAACGAATCCCATTCTTCCTGCCTACATGAACATCTGATTGTAGAGGTTCAACCTTTGTTTCAGCTCAGCGTTCTCTTTCTCGAGCATCATTACATGCTCTGTGGCTGACAACCTTGCTATGCGGTGTGCCTCAGCAAGGTCCTCCTTGTATCGAAGAACAACTTGAAAATTGAAGTCAAAAATTTGAACCTCCGCCTCCTCAAGGAGTCGTTCCAAAGTGATGAAGGCGGCATCCTGCCTTGCCAATCCCTCGTCCGTCGACAACCGCCCCGAAACGAAAAAGTTTATCCCCTTTGCGGTGCTTTGCAAAGAAACCCCAAACCCATGATATTTCTTTCCTTCGCTGCGGAAGACATCACGCATGAAAAACACTGGCGGTCCAACTTCAAGTCGAGCACAAACCTGTAACAAAAGTTGCTCCATGTCTTCCATTATGACGAACGCCTTGGGGTCAAACTCCGGCACCATATCTAGGAACAGTTTTGCACAACACATGACATCCACGTCAACACCGATGGTTACGATacgcaaaataaataaataaagaaaccATAAACACAAGCTACACGCACCTGGCTTCTGAGGCAGCAAGTCCGTCCCGGCGGCAACAGATCCGCTGCTCCCGTCTCCGGTAACGCTGCCAGAGTCTCCGATGGACATAGCTCCAAAGCTTAACACCAAATCTTCAGGCTCCGGGACAGTATCCTCACCAACTGGGTCTTGTCTTGGCAAACTCAGCCACTCTTCCGCCTCGCGCCTTACCATGAAGCCTTTTAACTGACTCCCCTTGAAGCCATAGACTTGTTGATTGCATTCTTCCCAAGAGGTGTAAATGCCTGGCTTTCGTCCTCTCCTAACGACGTAGTAACGAAACCGACCAGAATCCATCTATGCAGCACCTTAAGTGTGTTTCTTTTCAGGCAGAACAAATGTGAAACGAAATGACTTATAAAGGAAGCTGAACGAAGTCTCCAGCATACTGAACCGTCAAACTACCACCGGTCCAACCATTCATCATCATACTACCTGCATTCATTATCCTTCAACGTATTTAATTTCTTGGCACTTAAACTTCTTCGATTATAGTGGGTTACAACATTTAATAACTCATGCTGTCCAGTCATTCGTGTCCACGTGTCTTAATCGATGTTACATGTAAAATATTAGCAATAGTGTCGGTGTCTTTTAGTAAAAACTATTACGTGCTAATGCATAAATACAATTAACATATGGCTTTTATTATGTTACCTGTatacaatttaaaataaaaatatctttctCGTGAAtcatgtgaaaaaaaaaattttgataaaaatttcatttaataataatgatattttaaattttaattattacaaatagaaaaaaattacataaaatcAAAGATATGCAAATTTCTGTTCTTCTAAATGTTCTATAGAAGCGTTGTGGCGActgcaagcttccttttgctgcttcagagttcagactcaatacTAGCTCTACCCACCATTTCCACATGCCTCCAGCTTTTTCATAGGTAATCGGGAATCTGCATTTCCACCAGGTCAGAATttcataatttataatttatgatgatcacttaatttttatatttattatttttctcccATTTTCAACTTGCAAAAATTATCATGTCTTACGTAGATGTGTGGTGATCCAAGCTCCAATACCtctactaaaattagttattaaatatttataaataaatacatatgttatttaacttattttctATGTGTATCTTAAATGGTTGTGGCGATTCTCAAAGGAGGAATGTCCACTGTAGAAGAAGGTGGTCTACTCGTGCCATAACATGAATCCAAATGTGTTGCTGTCCTCTCAAGTTTTACCTGTCCGGGGGACCTTGGAAAAATATATGTcagttcaagaatcaacaaataAGACAGAAAATGATTACTGAGTTGTCTATGAAGGTTGGTGATGAGAGAGAGAGACGCGTTTCTGGAAGGATGTATGGTTGCGTGGTGGTTCTCTGAAAGATAAGTTTTAGAGGCTTTTCTCAgtttcaaaacaaagaaaatccGTTATACGAGATTGTGGGTTTTGGGATGGGGTTGAGTGGATATGGAACTTCCAATTGAGGCAAGAGCTATTCCAATGGGAGTTGGAACTAGTGAACCAGCACTATGATGCTTTAAGGCTGGTCCAACTCACTTATAAGAGAGAGGATAGAGTTGTGTGGAAATTTgataaataagaatttttttttattaactcttTTGCACAGGTACTGCAGGCGGAAACAACTACAGAGGGTATAACAAGTTACAAATTTACTAGGACAATTTGAAAAGGTCTAGTTCCACCAAGAGTTAAACTTTTTGTTTGGTTTGTATTGACTGGCAAGGTCAATACGAAGGAGAGGTTGAGTCGGTTTGAGGTTATTAACCCGAAGGATGTTGTATGCGTATTATGTAACAAAAGTGTTGAATATAGTTAACATTTGTTTCTTGGCTGTGATTTTTTTTTGACATGTATGATGTGCTTAGTTATCATTTGTTGGAAGGCAATGGTCATACCCAGAGACGTTAAAGAAACATTTTCTAAGTTGGGCTGGGATATCAACTACAAAGGAGGTGCACAAGAGATGGATGGTGTGTTTTTGTGCGATAATTTGAAATATCTGGTTAAAAAGGAATAGAaggattttttagaataaaaaaaaagcgTTGACGAAATCATCTATATGTCCTTTACGAACTACAAGGAATGGTTAGGTGTAAATCTTTTTTGTTATTGATGACAATGTCGGATATGACAAGGGGTTAAATAGGGGTGTGCATAAGTCGGGTGAAACCGGGTTTGATGTGACCCAGATACAACCCGAAATATATACTGGGCATATTTATTAGACCCGAACCCGATCTtagacccgatgaaacctaTACACTTTCGGGCCACGATTATACCGGGTAAAAATCGGGTGAAAACCAGGCTGTTAACATTATATTACCTTGATACCTTCTTATAAGCTAGCAtgtgaaaatatccaaatttccaagactccaaccattatttgacatggtaaaattcacttagaaaaatataacaagaaccaactcttctctaaaattaaagcacaaccataatcaatactaatattgtctaataacaccaaatatttaaatcaatagaaataacacaatattatgcattaattagtctaaaatcttatgcattttaaacataaaacattaacttacagtcttataataactaataacaaaatattaaggtttacagtacttaaattccacataagaatagccatcattcatcactaataacacaaaatattaattgtataTGATGATCGGGTCACCGGGCCGATTTCTGGTGACCCGAGTAATGACCCAGGtccgacccgaaataatgaccgggtTTATTTTTGAAACCCTTACCCGGCCCTAAACCCGGTAAAATCACACTAAATTAGCCCCTAAAATGTTCGGAATCGGGCCGAATCTTCGGATCAGGCCGGCCCATGCACACCCTTAGGGTTAAATATTAGCGTTCTTTTTGTTGGGTAGTTTTCTTTTGGTCTATGCTGATCCTCTTTGTTGTCTTTTATTTTATGGTTTCACTTGATGTGTTGAGCttctttctttaaaaaaaaaatatatattttatattaatgccTAATTtcagtaattaattttagtatacacaACTCAAAGATTTGAGTTAACTTTAATGTGTCTAATCAAACaaaataagtaaaaataaatgaaataaaaaattatatttattttagtgaattttgctctatatataatataagaCATAGTCATATATTTAGAGAGAAAAAGGCCATAAATTTTAGCCTCCATTGGAGGCACCTAAAAAAACcgcttttattcttaaaataaaagaaaaatacaattataaataatttactGGCATTAAAAAGATATACTCggacaaaataaaaatttagaatttaaaaatgaaTGAGCAATAAAATAATGTATACTTAAATATcaccaaaaaattaattattattttacacTATGTAAGTCATTATAGTCGAACAAAAATTGATATCATCATTCGAAACGtccttaaaaagaaaaaaaaaaaacaaaaaaactcaGAATTGCGCCTTGTCCATACCTATCTAAAGGTATGATGTTTCAATATGAACTCGTTGCTACTACCGTAATTGAAAATGTCatccaattttttattattcagtAGGCTTAAAGACATCTCCTAATTCTGTTCTATATTAGTTAGTTATTAACAACTTCACTACCGTTGGAGATAGGTAAGTACTAGCAACTGCCATTTTATTCTTAATGGTTAACTAACTATATATGATCTTAATGGTTATTAATATCAACAACCGTGTATTTAGTTGAAAGTAATCATAGTGGATTTTAGTTTGGTAAATTTGTGCTTGAGGCCTGAAGTTTTGTGTATTGCTATCCTTTACTGTTCATTtccttttacttttttttccttcttccaTCCATCACATTTACGATCCATCTCCATTGTTGCtattagttttctttttctctttcagTTATCAAAATTATTCGAAGTTATTAAGTAAGAATTTCTCAAAAAAATACAATGGCATGCTCTACTGTTAGATGCGAAGCAAAAGCAGAGCACAACCTTGCTTTCCTCTTATACTATGTTCGGCTTAAAGCCCAATTAAGAAAGCAAAAACACACTGAAGAAgcaaagaaaagcaaaagcactAGAAGCTTGCTTTTTAAAATATGAGCAATATTAGGAACCAAAAGGGTATTAGTCAAAAATCAGTTAAATACCTCTAAAATCGTTACgagttaatatatatggatgtttTTTCTGCTAAGTAtcagaatgtttctttttcatactaaatggatgttcttttatatatttttcgaatttttttgtattgcaaatgtgaatgtctctaatttttttaagaatttcatatttttttttaaattttatagatatttaattatttttgctaaaatataattagatgtttcttttgttaagtattatgatgttttttttatattaaataaataattttttataattctgtAATGGTGTAGTTTACATTCTCTTTAATCATTAAAACGAGGACACCTAATATCCCAAAACACAGAAAACAACATCTGCAATAAACTCCTAATTACAAACATGTGTGTTAAATACAAAATAGGAACTCAATCATCCACCATCCTTCTCACTAGTATCATAGCACCATCCACCTTTTTAACCTTACACGCGCCCAACACAAGCACATGTAAGAAAAGCAGGGGCAAGAAACAGGCACTGTTAGTGCAAGCAGTACATCATCGAGCTCCAAAAATATTATGAATATGAATAATGCATCGTCAATAACATCATCAATTTTCTCTAGTAACGGCAAAACTAAATCACATCCCAATTATGCTCTCTTACACCCATATATGATTGGAGTGATCAATCACAATAATAAGAACTAAGCCAATAATGAATCCCATCAACGTAAGACCCTCTCAACGTTGGATCTAAGATTTGATACAGAGAAGCTATGGAATCTTTCTGAATAGTCTAAAGTTGGAGGATCTAACTTTGATCCCATTATATTGAGAaaagttttctttttcttttttttttcttctattgtTAGCATCAGTTAATGTTGAGAGAGGTTTGTGTTTGTGATTGTTGGAAGTTGGTAGGTTAATgtgagagagaaaaagaaggcttttataggttttaattaggtttacttaattaatttcaaattttttaaattttgaattaaaaaaatttaaaattaattattaatgtggttttgtttagtttttagcTGATAACCTTTTAGTTTCATatactttttcttaaaatattcaaaaagaaataaattattaaaaaattgttgAAGGAAAGCAAtgacttttttttgttattatttgaaattaaaatatttttaaataataactttttatttatcaaaattaaagcaaacttactgtttatataaataaactaatttttcaCTTAAAAGTCAAAACACACTTATCAGCAACTCATCAGCAACTTCATCTGATGGAGGGTTTTCATTACATTAGTCTCTTAAAATTTGTGATTGGTTAACTTTTTAACACtagtgaaataaataaataaataaaaacaaacatgAGTTTGGTGGAATAGTTAGCATTACTCCATTCGCATCCAAACGGTCCACCAACTCGTGGCGCCAGAGATTACTTCATCTTTGCCGAAGACTCTGGATTTTAATACTTGTAATTTGAAGACTTCgctggtgaagattgaaaacagTGTCTGCGATTTTGCATTCACATCTTCTGCATACTCTCTCATATTTTCTTAGATTGACCATCATGGCAGAATCATTCATCTTCAGCATCGCTGAATCACTCATAACTAAGCTTGCTTCTCGTGCATACCAAGAAGCTTCTCGAGTGGTTGGTGTCTACGATGACCTCCAAGACTTGAAAACCAGTCTCTCTTATGTGAAAGCTGTGTTGTTGGATGCTGAGCAGAAGCAGGAGCAGAACCATGAGCTGCGGGAGTGGCTGAAGCAGATCAAGCTCATCTTCTATGATGCTGAGAACTTGCTTGACGAAGTTGACTGCGAATCACTGCGCAAGCAACTGCGAATCACTCACAAGCACAAGGTAGGTGGCTTCTTCTCGAGTTCTAATCCACTTTTGTTTCGCTATAAGATTGCTCAACGGATCAAGGAGATTAGGAAGAGATTAGACAGAGTCGCGGCCGACAGGGATAAGTTTGGCCTTCAAACAATTGTCGTTGATAAGCGAATTGTGTATAGGAGGGAAATGACTTACTCCCATGTTGTTGAGTCTGATGTCATAGGAAGGGATCATGATAAAGGGAAGATTGTAAAGCTCTTGATGGAACCGAGTCTTGACAATAATGGTGGCTCTAAATATATCTCTGTGATTCCCATTGTGGGAATTGGAGGTTTGGGAAAGACTACTCTTGCTAAGCTTGTCTTCAATGATGAAAGAATAACTGATACCTTTTCATTGAAAATGTGGGTGTGTGTGTCTGATGACTTTGATATTAAGCAATTGattattaaaatcatcaatGCTGCTATTGTTAGCGGTACTACTTCTGCTGATGCTCTCGTGTACCAACAAACCTTGAGAGACATGGACATCGAACAATTGCAATATCTTCTAAGAAATAAGCTAACTGGTCAAAAGTTCTTGCTTGTCTTGGATGATGTATGGAGTGAAGATCGTGCCAAATGGATTCAACTGAGAGATCTCATCAAAGCCGGTGGTGCTGAAGGAAGCAAAATTGTAGTGACAACACGAAGTCGTTCTGTTGCTTCTATAATGGGTACTGTTCCTTTTCATGACTTACAAGGTCTTTCTTCGGAAggatctttttctttgtttgttaaATGGGCTTTTACAGAAGGAGAAGAGGAAAAGTACCCTACCTTAGTAATGATTGGAAAAGAAATTGTGAGAAAGTGTAAAGGAGTTCCTTTAGCAATAAGAACATTGGCAAgtttgctattttcaaaatatgaGATAAATGATTGGGAATCAGTGAGAGATGATGAGATTTGGAATTTACCACAAAAAAAGGATGACATCTTACCTGCACTAAAATTAAGCTACGATCACATGCCATCCTATTTGAGGAAATGTTTTGCTATGTTCTCACTTTTTccaaaagattttgaatttcaGAGTCATGACGTTCATTCACTTTGGCGTGCAGCAGGTTTGCTTCCACCACCAAGCAAAAATGAAACTTCACTGGATGTTGCAAACCGATATTTGAGTGAATTAATGTCAAGGTCTTTTCTTGAAAATGTTTCTGACGTAAGCACATACTATTACTTTTTTATACATGATTTAGTGCATGATCTTGCCCAATATGTTGCAAGCGATGACTACCAACTGATCAGTTCTGAAAATCCAAATATACCAGAAAATGTTCTCCATCTATCTTTTACAGAACTTGATTTGTTTAGCCAATCTTTCGATATAAACTTATCAGGTGTGAGAACTATACTATTTCCTTTTGGAATAGAGAAAGCTGGCAACGAATATTTGTTCACAAAATGGGTGTCAACTTGCAAATACTTGCGATACTTGGATCTGCATGATTCCACATTTGAGACTCTACCTGGATCAATCAGCAAGTTGAAAcatttaagatttctttcactcataaaaaacagaagaataaggAAACTCCCTGCTTCTATTTGCACGCTCCAAAATTTGGAAGAGTTGCATCTTCGTGGGTGTGTGGAGCTTGAAACTTTGccagaaaaattaagaaatttgaTCAATCTGCAAAGAATATCGATAACCTCAAAGCAATCTGTCTTGCCAGAGGGTGATATTGCAAAGTTGGGTTCGCttaaatatttagatatttatGCTTGTGACAACCTGGAATCCCCATTTGTGGAGGTAAAGTTGTCTGCCCTTCGAGTTTTGCGGATTATGAGGTGTAAGAATTTGAAGTCTTTGCCACTTGACACGCACCATTTTCCTCAACTAGAGAAATTCACTCTCCATGCATGTGGTAATTTTGAACTGTCAGATGGAGATCAGGACATGAATTCTGTCTTGAGGTTAAAGACAATTTACTTTAGCATGGTGATGAACTTCCCTTATTCTCTCCAGGGATATTCAAGCACATTACAAACTTTGGTGTTTGCAAGGTGCTACGAGCTGGAGGCGCTTCCTGAATGGCTGCTAAATATGACTTCTTTGAAATATCTTCATATCTGGAGTTGTCCAAGGTTGATGTCTCTCCCCAATGGCATCCACCGTTTTATAGCCCTTGAAGTTTTGCGAATCCACGATTGCCCTGAACTGTACAGGAAGTATCAACCACATGTTGGAGAGTATTGGCACCAAATATCCCACATCAAGCATACTGACATTAGGAAGACATGGAGGAGTCGTGAAGAGGATTTCTGTGACAACCAAGACTGATGTCCaagtgtttttttatttttcttcttccatGATGTCTAATTGATGTTCTTGTTTCCTTTTGGACCATGTATTTGATGATTGTTTGTTTTTGGTTGTTACTCTTTGTAATAATTGAGCAACTTTCTCTGTCATATATTGTAATTTAATAAATCTGATTTAAAGGTTTGTCTTGGTTAAAATTCTCTACAGAATTAGACATTAAGTTAcctcttttgaaaaaaaaaattatttgacacACATATACatgaatatataaaaattcacaaaacatatataaattatttgccCCAGGAAAAAAAGGTGAAGGAATTTATTTCAATTGTTCAAAATTTCTAGAGAGATTAGTGACTGATTCAAATGAACTGTAACTTGAAAATTCAACAACTTGACTTCGTACTTTACTTTCACATAAGAtccatattgacttgttgagcaAACACCAAAGGCAGTTGAACAAACGATATATAAATTGAAACAAAAACAATATATATACGTTATTAATATATAGGTTCCTATTAATATATACgttcaaggaagaagagaagaacaaTAATATACGTACTTTGTGCGTATGTCAGTGAAGCAGTGAAAAGGAGAATAGAGGTGTGGAGGAAGACATGTATATTGAGATGTGGAAAACTTTAAAAGTAAACGAGTAAAAAAGGAAATAATTAAGTCATATAGATATTTTAATGGAATagaattttaaatcaaatttgtGTCTGGGGCCTGAAGTAGTGGGTAATATCTTTCTTGGTTCACatgctttatttttttcttccatCCGTCACATCTACTATTCATCTCCATTATTGCTATTATTGATGAACGGTACGACTTAGTTTTGATATCTTGACTTTGGCCTTCAACGCATACATTACTAGCCTTATTCAGATCTGCATTATTGCATTGctatctctcttctcttctttctgaTTCTCTGATATGTGTTAACCATGGCGGAATCATTCATCTTCAGCATCGCTGATTCACTCACTTCCAAGCTTGCTTCTCGTGCATACGGAGAAGCGTCTCGGGTGGTTGGTGTCTATGATGACCTCCAAGACTTGAAAACCAGTCTCTCTTATGTCAAAG includes:
- the LOC130935964 gene encoding uncharacterized protein LOC130935964 → MDSGRFRYYVVRRGRKPGIYTSWEECNQQVYGFKGSQLKGFMVRREAEEWLSLPRQDPVGEDTVPEPEDLVLSFGAMSIGDSGSVTGDGSSGSVAAGTDLLPQKPDMVPEFDPKAFVIMEDMEQLLLQVCARLEVGPPVFFMRDVFRSEGKKYHGFGVSLQSTAKGINFFVSGRLSTDEGLARQDAAFITLERLLEEAEVQIFDFNFQVVLRYKEDLAEAHRIARLSATEHVMMLEKENAELKQRLNLYNQMFM
- the LOC130936486 gene encoding putative disease resistance protein RGA1 isoform X2, giving the protein MAESFIFSIAESLITKLASRAYQEASRVVGVYDDLQDLKTSLSYVKAVLLDAEQKQEQNHELREWLKQIKLIFYDAENLLDEVDCESLRKQLRITHKHKVGGFFSSSNPLLFRYKIAQRIKEIRKRLDRVAADRDKFGLQTIVVDKRIVYRREMTYSHVVESDVIGRDHDKGKIVKLLMEPSLDNNGGSKYISVIPIVGIGGLGKTTLAKLVFNDERITDTFSLKMWVCVSDDFDIKQLIIKIINAAIVSGTTSADALVYQQTLRDMDIEQLQYLLRNKLTGQKFLLVLDDVWSEDRAKWIQLRDLIKAGGAEGSKIVVTTRSRSVASIMAGLLPPPSKNETSLDVANRYLSELMSRSFLENVSDVSTYYYFFIHDLVHDLAQYVASDDYQLISSENPNIPENVLHLSFTELDLFSQSFDINLSGVRTILFPFGIEKAGNEYLFTKWVSTCKYLRYLDLHDSTFETLPGSISKLKHLRFLSLIKNRRIRKLPASICTLQNLEELHLRGCVELETLPEKLRNLINLQRISITSKQSVLPEGDIAKLGSLKYLDIYACDNLESPFVEVKLSALRVLRIMRCKNLKSLPLDTHHFPQLEKFTLHACGNFELSDGDQDMNSVLRLKTIYFSMVMNFPYSLQGYSSTLQTLVFARCYELEALPEWLLNMTSLKYLHIWSCPRLMSLPNGIHRFIALEVLRIHDCPELYRKYQPHVGEYWHQISHIKHTDIRKTWRSREEDFCDNQD
- the LOC130936486 gene encoding disease resistance protein RGA2-like isoform X1 — its product is MAESFIFSIAESLITKLASRAYQEASRVVGVYDDLQDLKTSLSYVKAVLLDAEQKQEQNHELREWLKQIKLIFYDAENLLDEVDCESLRKQLRITHKHKVGGFFSSSNPLLFRYKIAQRIKEIRKRLDRVAADRDKFGLQTIVVDKRIVYRREMTYSHVVESDVIGRDHDKGKIVKLLMEPSLDNNGGSKYISVIPIVGIGGLGKTTLAKLVFNDERITDTFSLKMWVCVSDDFDIKQLIIKIINAAIVSGTTSADALVYQQTLRDMDIEQLQYLLRNKLTGQKFLLVLDDVWSEDRAKWIQLRDLIKAGGAEGSKIVVTTRSRSVASIMGTVPFHDLQGLSSEGSFSLFVKWAFTEGEEEKYPTLVMIGKEIVRKCKGVPLAIRTLASLLFSKYEINDWESVRDDEIWNLPQKKDDILPALKLSYDHMPSYLRKCFAMFSLFPKDFEFQSHDVHSLWRAAGLLPPPSKNETSLDVANRYLSELMSRSFLENVSDVSTYYYFFIHDLVHDLAQYVASDDYQLISSENPNIPENVLHLSFTELDLFSQSFDINLSGVRTILFPFGIEKAGNEYLFTKWVSTCKYLRYLDLHDSTFETLPGSISKLKHLRFLSLIKNRRIRKLPASICTLQNLEELHLRGCVELETLPEKLRNLINLQRISITSKQSVLPEGDIAKLGSLKYLDIYACDNLESPFVEVKLSALRVLRIMRCKNLKSLPLDTHHFPQLEKFTLHACGNFELSDGDQDMNSVLRLKTIYFSMVMNFPYSLQGYSSTLQTLVFARCYELEALPEWLLNMTSLKYLHIWSCPRLMSLPNGIHRFIALEVLRIHDCPELYRKYQPHVGEYWHQISHIKHTDIRKTWRSREEDFCDNQD